One genomic region from Phycisphaerae bacterium encodes:
- a CDS encoding transglutaminaseTgpA domain-containing protein: protein IIEWGWRFSVPTVLALAHFMILICITKWLQWRTHRDDAMLLILLLLLLVVGGIVGGSLLFPLVLAVYAIAGCQRFITHHLESEAAWSDRRNVQASGFRRPDGTTSHAGLNAQRTGSLSVAIVTLGLGVMVFVAIPRVGAGMFGQAGQPATAGALSGFARSIEFASVGAIEESDQPIMRLTATDEYGTPVGSRVPLYLRGEVLDRYTSRSPTGNRNWGWRRSGVTELSADTYQLTSDEETTPSTTLFRNDIALPHGPMLIQKYRLEPSDDITLFACYPPLEISSPTLRTVRKWNGTQILQTLRPVRKQLDYTIKSPAVPAMAAKALAAERGAADVPPPTPPPIANERREQLLRLIDEQTRGIGPLTEPGNRLSFARRLEAFLQSEHFAYSLEPPPMPETGDPVSSFLLVSRKGHCEYFASALALMCQLKGVPARVVIGYLANEYNSFGGFYLIRKKHAHAWVEVFIPGLDWVTLDPTPLSRRQSGRLTGLGARIRAYLDFLQFQWSDGVLSFNAETRRRMLDRFAQWLRRPAQDQRTLIGGVVAFIRELFGWRLALSWHERLVYWVFTLLVVTLVLLLTYVAVSLARRLTRLARRLSQGRHARQASRSREVEFYHRFCRFLADLGLTRRPDQTPAEFAADLAERYAILQEAPVLVQCYYDVAFGGHALTSQHRGTIEDFLRRLRHLTVDQLTTPQTQ from the coding sequence GATCATCGAGTGGGGCTGGCGTTTCTCCGTGCCTACGGTCCTGGCTCTTGCACATTTCATGATTCTCATCTGTATTACCAAGTGGCTGCAATGGCGCACCCATCGCGACGATGCCATGCTGCTCATACTTCTCCTGTTGCTGCTGGTCGTCGGCGGCATTGTCGGTGGCAGCCTGCTTTTCCCGCTGGTGTTGGCCGTGTATGCCATCGCCGGGTGTCAGCGCTTCATCACCCATCACCTTGAAAGCGAAGCCGCCTGGTCCGATCGGCGCAATGTTCAGGCATCGGGCTTTCGCCGGCCCGACGGAACGACCTCGCACGCCGGCCTGAATGCACAACGCACCGGCTCGCTCTCCGTCGCCATTGTAACCCTGGGACTCGGGGTCATGGTCTTCGTCGCAATACCCCGCGTCGGTGCCGGCATGTTCGGCCAGGCTGGGCAACCGGCCACGGCCGGCGCCCTCAGCGGGTTCGCCCGATCGATCGAATTCGCCTCGGTCGGCGCGATCGAGGAATCGGACCAGCCGATCATGCGTCTGACGGCGACGGACGAATATGGCACGCCTGTCGGATCGAGGGTTCCGCTTTATCTAAGGGGAGAAGTCCTCGACCGGTACACCAGCCGATCGCCGACAGGAAACCGCAACTGGGGCTGGCGGCGATCGGGAGTGACGGAGCTCAGCGCTGACACCTACCAGCTCACTTCGGATGAAGAGACAACGCCCTCCACCACCCTGTTCCGCAATGACATCGCTCTGCCGCACGGGCCGATGCTCATACAGAAGTACCGCCTGGAGCCGTCCGACGACATCACGCTGTTCGCCTGTTATCCACCGCTCGAGATCAGCTCGCCCACCTTGCGGACCGTGCGAAAATGGAACGGGACACAGATTCTTCAAACTCTCAGGCCGGTGCGGAAGCAACTGGACTACACGATCAAGTCCCCGGCGGTTCCGGCAATGGCCGCCAAAGCGCTGGCAGCCGAACGGGGCGCCGCCGACGTCCCCCCGCCGACGCCTCCCCCGATCGCGAACGAACGGCGAGAGCAGCTTCTCCGTCTCATCGATGAACAGACGCGCGGAATCGGCCCGCTCACAGAGCCTGGAAACCGCTTATCCTTCGCCCGCCGGCTGGAGGCTTTCCTGCAATCCGAGCATTTTGCCTACTCCCTCGAGCCTCCGCCGATGCCTGAGACCGGAGACCCGGTGAGCAGTTTTTTGCTGGTCTCCCGAAAGGGTCATTGCGAGTATTTCGCCTCGGCATTGGCCCTGATGTGCCAGCTCAAGGGCGTCCCTGCCAGGGTGGTCATCGGTTATCTGGCGAATGAGTACAACTCGTTCGGCGGCTTCTACCTGATTCGCAAGAAGCACGCACACGCATGGGTCGAGGTGTTCATCCCCGGCCTCGATTGGGTGACGCTGGATCCCACGCCGTTGTCCCGAAGGCAATCGGGGCGGCTGACGGGTCTGGGCGCCCGAATCCGCGCTTATCTGGACTTCCTCCAGTTCCAGTGGTCCGACGGAGTTCTCTCTTTCAACGCCGAAACGCGGCGCCGAATGCTCGATCGGTTCGCCCAATGGCTTCGCAGACCGGCTCAAGACCAGCGAACGCTGATCGGCGGCGTGGTCGCATTCATTCGCGAGTTGTTCGGCTGGCGTCTTGCTCTGTCGTGGCACGAACGCCTGGTTTACTGGGTTTTCACGCTCCTGGTGGTGACGCTGGTTCTATTATTGACCTATGTCGCCGTCTCCTTGGCGCGTCGATTGACGAGGCTTGCCCGGCGTCTCTCGCAGGGCCGGCACGCCAGGCAGGCAAGCCGCAGCCGCGAGGTCGAGTTCTACCATCGATTCTGCCGCTTCCTCGCGGATCTCGGACTGACTCGCAGGCCCGATCAGACGCCCGCCGAGTTCGCCGCCGATCTGGCGGAACGTTACGCCATTCTCCAAGAGGCCCCGGTTCTCGTGCAATGCTACTATGACGTCGCATTCGGGGGTCACGCGCTCACGTCTCAGCACCGGGGGACCATCGAAGATTTCCTCCGCCGCCTGCGCCATCTCACAGTCGACCAATTGACAACACCGCAGACTCAGTAA